In Primulina eburnea isolate SZY01 chromosome 3, ASM2296580v1, whole genome shotgun sequence, one DNA window encodes the following:
- the LOC140825371 gene encoding uncharacterized protein: protein MQHEPQELQDKPKLRQPRVLHFLPQQIAILNGCYTKSYLTSNNSSITKQIATILNANTANTFPCYSSSPIIHSRKFLRFSLNSYRITTRGGFIQEKEDDEEEIGSFDDAVSLFNKRDYYKCHDVLEGLWNNSQEPTRTLVHGILQCAVGFHHLFNQNHKGAMMELGEGLCKLRKMNFDTGPFHQFEKEISAVLEFIYHTQLEKAACTEEFCETMDQSERSYQLLGGYAAGERLYYLELDKNWNAYIVFSPEKYRGLLGEPPMIKIPILEASLKHIMELEYT, encoded by the exons ATGCAGCATGAACCACAAGAACTCCAAGACAAACCAAAGTTAAGACAACCTCGTGTACTACATTTCTTGCCACAGCAAATAGCCATTCTCAATGGCTGCTATACCAAATCCTATCTTACAAGCAACAACTCTTCTATCACCAAACAGATTGCCACAATTCTCAATGCAAACACCGCCAATACCTTCCCTTGTTATTCATCATCCCCAATAATTCATTCCCGAAAATTTTTACGATTTTCATTAAATTCGTATCGAATCACCACTCGCGGTGGATTCATTCAAGAAAAAGAGGACGACGAAGAAGAAATAGGAAGTTTCGATGATGCAGTTTCGCTATTCAATAAAAGGGATTACTACAAATGCCACGATGTTCTCGAAGGTTTGTGGAATAATTCCCAAGAGCCCACACGAACTCTTGTTCATGGCATTCTACAATGTGCAGTGGGCTTTCATCACCTCTTCAACCAG AACCACAAAGGGGCAATGATGGAGCTCGGAGAAGGGTTATGCAAATTGCGAAAAATGAACTTTGATACCGGACCATTTCACCAATTTGAGAAAGAGATTTCAGCAGTCTTGGAATTCATATATCATACTCAGTTAGAGAAGGCTGCAT GCACAGAGGAATTTTGTGAAACGATGGATCAATCCGAGAGATCATACCAACTTTTGGGCGGATATGCAGCTGGAGAGCGTCTCTATTATCTTGAACTCGACAAAAACTGGAATGCTTACATTGTTTTCTCTCCAGAGAAGTATCGTGGCTTGCTGGGTGAACCGCCTATGATAAAGATTCCAATCCTGGAGGCATCTTTAAAACATATAATGGAATTGGAATATACATAG